A DNA window from Arachis duranensis cultivar V14167 chromosome 3, aradu.V14167.gnm2.J7QH, whole genome shotgun sequence contains the following coding sequences:
- the LOC107479570 gene encoding uncharacterized protein LOC107479570, producing MLASDSSSVLGPKPVVPARNPTLNRFSAGESCGLFHPPSRLRPAVSAGPNLSLNTVQMEALRRMGRGCFSFKNPRLRVEADSSGEDLFVAASGSVAKQVPSHLVIMVNGIIGSAADWRYAAEQFVKKLPDKVIVHLHVFFFFFYGVDTMGERLAEEVLCVIRRWPQVQKISFVAHSLGGLVARYAIGRLYDYSSKLGPVGTSRNSIVDEKTEYLKPCLEPGSENKIAGLEPVNFITFATPHLGSRGNKQLPFLCGLPFLERRASQTAHLVAGRSGKHLFLMDNDDGKPPLLLRMVDDTDDLKFMSALRAFKRRVAYANANYDHMVGWRTSSIRRQHELPKSNLLVIDEKYPHIVYVEGENANDGRNKASSYVGAQAVDLEEVMIRGLNQVPWERVDVSFKESKQRYVAHSTIQVKTYWLNSDGADVVYHMIDNFRL from the exons ATGCTCGCCTCCGATTCCAGCTCTGTGCTCGGACCCAAACCCGTCGTGCCTGCCCGCAACCCGACTCTTAACCGTTTCAGCGCCGGCGAATCCTGCGGCCTCTTCCATCCGCCATCTCGATTGAGACCCGCCGTCTCTGCGGGGCCCAACCTTTCCCTCAATACCGTTCAAATGGAAGCGCTCCGCCGGATGGGCCGCGGTTGCTTCAGCTTCAAGAACCCCCGACTCAGGGTAGAGGCCGACAGTAGTGGCGAGGACCTGTTTGTCGCTGCGTCTGGCTCTGTCGCCAAGCAGGTTCCCAGTCACCTTGTTATTATGGTCAATGGTATAATTGGAAG TGCTGCAGATTGGAGATATGCTGCGGAGCAGTTTGTGAAGAAACTTCCTGATAAAGTTATTGTACACC ttcatgttttttttttttttttttatggtgtTGATACAATGGGTGAGAGGCTAGCCGAAGAG GTTCTATGTGTTATTAGACGTTGGCCACAGGTGCAAAAGATATCCTTTGTGGCACATTCTCTTGGGGGCTTGGTGGCAAGATATGCTATTGGAAGGCTTTATGATTATTCTTCAAAATTGGGACCTGTTGGGACAAGTAGAAACAGCATAGTTGACGAAAAGACAGAATATTTGAAGCCATGCCTTGAACCTGGTTCTGAAAACAAAATTGCTGGTTTGGAGCCAGTGAACTTCATTACATTTGCAACACCACATCTTGGTTCACGAGGAAATAAACAG CTTCCATTCCTTTGTGGTCTTCCTTTCCTTGAGAGAAGGGCATCCCAAACTGCACATTTAGTTGCTGGGAGATCTGGGAAGCATCTCTTCCTCATGGACAATGATGATGGAAAGCCCCCTCTGCTTCTACGAATGGTTGATGACACTGACGATTTAAAATTTAT GTCAGCTTTACGTGCATTTAAGCGTCGGGTAGCATATGCAAATGCAAACTATGATC ATATGGTTGGATGGCGTACTTCATCAATTCGTCGTCAACATGAACTTCCAAAG TCAAATCTTCTTGTAATTGATGAGAAATATCCACACATTGTTTACGTTGAAGGGGAGAATGCAAATGACGGTCGCAATAAAGCATCTTCTTATGTTGGAGCCCAAGCAGTTGACTTAGAAG AGGTGATGATAAGGGGTCTCAATCAGGTACCATGGGAGCGTGTGGATGTTAGCTTTAAGGAGAGTAAGCAGCGGTATGTTGCTCACAGTACAATCCAG GTGAAAACGTACTGGCTAAATTCTGATGGTGCTGATGTTGTTTACCATATGATAGATAACTTCCGTCTTTAG